In Synechococcus sp. CC9616, the following are encoded in one genomic region:
- a CDS encoding PP2C family protein-serine/threonine phosphatase encodes MSSKPPRRHPSTPLRSANPTPQAMASLRQLFDSLSGEQRRNQDLLVSLGFALRSFTNLHRFLELVPVVASRLLTVDGALLVPFQADGRLWRDQLQAVPADDCQELLRRLAGFEPGHAAGFGTEESQLFDMDRLVQRLFPRAGMFATSVVSRGRPRGRLYVFDLAGELVWTDVHRRHAQLVADLAGVAIENDQMLQEARRHERVDRQLSIGAEIQAQLLPDRCPVIEGVELAARCRPAFQVGGDYYDFIPTRPELMGRRRERGRWALVMGDVMGKGIPAGLLMTMLRGMLRAEVLSGLPPDRILHDLNQLAQEDLAQSHRFVTLFYSDFDPRTRLLRYANAAHNPPLLWRAERRNISRLDAAGLLIGLQPEADYSSGEVRLEPGDVLLYYTDGVTEAPGITGDRFDEARLIRALESACRSGQGSQGILDTLFERLDRFVGSDRQLEDDASMVVLKVPEAVTLPSVSLRSSP; translated from the coding sequence TTGAGCAGCAAGCCACCCCGTCGACATCCTTCCACGCCTCTGCGAAGCGCCAATCCAACGCCGCAGGCGATGGCGTCATTGCGCCAGCTCTTCGACAGTCTCAGCGGGGAACAGCGGCGAAATCAAGACCTTCTGGTGTCTCTGGGCTTTGCTCTGCGGAGCTTCACCAATCTGCACCGCTTTCTGGAACTCGTTCCAGTGGTGGCATCTCGGCTGCTCACAGTGGATGGAGCCCTGTTGGTGCCGTTTCAGGCCGACGGCAGGCTTTGGCGCGATCAGCTGCAGGCCGTTCCAGCTGACGATTGCCAGGAGCTGCTGCGCCGACTCGCTGGTTTCGAGCCCGGCCATGCTGCCGGCTTCGGAACCGAGGAAAGCCAGCTGTTCGACATGGATCGATTGGTCCAGCGTCTGTTTCCACGGGCTGGCATGTTTGCCACCTCCGTCGTGTCTCGCGGACGTCCGCGAGGACGTCTGTATGTTTTTGATCTCGCAGGGGAACTCGTCTGGACCGATGTGCATCGCCGCCATGCCCAGCTTGTCGCTGATCTGGCTGGTGTCGCGATCGAAAATGATCAAATGCTGCAGGAAGCCCGTCGCCACGAACGGGTTGATCGACAGCTGAGCATCGGTGCGGAAATTCAGGCCCAGCTTTTGCCGGATCGCTGTCCTGTGATCGAAGGTGTTGAACTTGCGGCTCGTTGCAGGCCCGCGTTTCAAGTCGGAGGCGATTACTACGACTTCATTCCAACCCGACCGGAATTGATGGGTCGTCGTCGCGAGAGAGGTCGCTGGGCCCTGGTGATGGGGGATGTGATGGGTAAGGGAATTCCAGCTGGATTGCTGATGACCATGCTGCGGGGAATGCTGCGCGCTGAAGTGCTCAGCGGTCTTCCACCGGATCGCATCCTGCACGATCTGAACCAGCTGGCCCAGGAGGACCTGGCTCAGTCGCATCGCTTCGTGACGTTGTTTTATTCAGATTTCGATCCGCGTACCCGCTTGCTCCGTTACGCCAATGCTGCTCACAATCCACCGCTGCTCTGGCGCGCCGAGCGGCGCAATATCAGTCGTCTGGATGCCGCGGGGCTCCTGATCGGATTGCAGCCGGAAGCGGATTACAGCAGTGGGGAGGTTCGCCTGGAGCCGGGAGATGTCCTGCTCTATTACACAGATGGCGTCACCGAAGCACCGGGAATCACGGGTGATCGATTCGATGAGGCGCGGTTGATCCGAGCGTTGGAGAGTGCTTGTCGCAGTGGTCAAGGATCCCAGGGGATCCTTGACACCTTGTTTGAACGGCTGGATCGCTTCGTCGGTTCTGATCGTCAGCTCGAGGACGATGCCTCGATGGTGGTGCTCAAGGTGCCGGAGGCGGTCACGTTGCCGAGTGTGAGTCTGCGCTCCTCGCCCTGA
- the argH gene encoding argininosuccinate lyase, producing MAGGVTGGSDGTWSDRFEQGLHPFIERFNASIGFDLALLQEDLDGSIAHARMLAGCGVITTDEADQIVGGLETIRAEAASGVFQPGLADEDVHFAVERRLIALLGPIGKKLHTGRSRNDQVGTDLRLWLRRRLDELDPGLGRLQTALWRQADRHRSTLIPGYTHLQRAQPLCLAHHLLAYIEMLQRDRDRLGDVRKRVNICPLGAAALAGTSVPIDRRQTANELGFAAPYANSLDAVSDRDFCVEFTAAASLVMAHLSRLAEEVIVWASEEFGFVGLSDRCATGSSLMPQKKNPDVPELVRGKCGRVFGHLQSLLTMIKGLPLAYNKDFQEDKEALFDAVRTTRDCVEAMAILFEEGLTFRPERLEQAVEQDFSNATDVADYLVAKGVPFREAYQLVGSVVRHCLERSCLLRDLSLEEWKRLHPAFEGDLHDALAARAVVAARRSEGGTAFERVDEQLIAWSDRLDLGIE from the coding sequence ATGGCTGGCGGGGTTACGGGTGGCTCGGATGGAACCTGGAGCGATCGGTTTGAGCAGGGACTTCATCCTTTTATTGAGCGCTTCAACGCGTCGATCGGGTTTGATCTTGCGCTTCTCCAGGAAGATTTAGATGGTTCGATCGCCCATGCCCGAATGCTTGCGGGTTGCGGAGTGATCACAACTGACGAGGCGGATCAGATTGTCGGGGGCTTAGAGACGATCCGTGCTGAAGCGGCCAGCGGCGTTTTTCAGCCGGGACTGGCGGATGAGGATGTTCATTTCGCCGTCGAACGCCGTTTAATCGCCTTACTGGGACCAATCGGCAAAAAGCTCCATACCGGTCGCAGTCGTAATGATCAGGTCGGGACCGATCTCCGACTCTGGCTTCGTCGTCGTCTTGATGAACTCGATCCTGGTCTGGGCCGATTGCAGACGGCGTTGTGGCGGCAGGCGGATCGCCATCGCAGCACGTTGATTCCCGGTTACACACACCTGCAGCGGGCACAGCCGCTCTGTCTTGCTCACCATCTGCTGGCCTACATCGAAATGCTTCAGCGGGATCGCGATCGTCTTGGAGATGTCCGCAAACGGGTGAACATTTGCCCTCTTGGTGCTGCCGCCTTGGCGGGCACGTCAGTTCCGATTGACCGACGCCAGACAGCCAATGAGCTTGGCTTTGCTGCTCCTTATGCGAACAGCCTGGATGCGGTGAGCGATCGCGATTTCTGTGTTGAGTTCACAGCTGCAGCGTCTCTCGTCATGGCCCATCTCAGTCGGCTGGCTGAGGAAGTGATTGTCTGGGCGTCAGAGGAGTTCGGGTTTGTGGGGCTGAGCGACCGTTGCGCCACAGGGAGCAGCTTGATGCCCCAGAAAAAAAATCCGGATGTGCCGGAACTCGTTCGTGGAAAGTGCGGTCGGGTGTTCGGACACCTTCAGAGCCTGCTCACCATGATCAAGGGTCTTCCTTTGGCCTACAACAAGGATTTTCAGGAAGACAAGGAAGCGTTGTTCGATGCCGTGCGCACGACTCGGGACTGCGTTGAAGCGATGGCGATTTTGTTTGAAGAGGGGTTGACGTTTCGTCCTGAGCGGCTGGAACAGGCGGTGGAACAGGATTTCTCCAACGCCACCGATGTGGCTGATTACCTCGTGGCCAAAGGGGTGCCGTTTCGTGAGGCATACCAGTTGGTGGGTTCCGTGGTGCGCCATTGCCTGGAACGCTCATGCCTGCTCAGGGATCTCAGCCTCGAGGAGTGGAAGCGACTTCACCCGGCCTTTGAGGGGGATTTGCATGACGCCCTGGCCGCTCGTGCTGTTGTTGCCGCTCGTCGCAGCGAAGGGGGCACCGCTTTCGAGCGGGTGGATGAACAGCTGATCGCCTGGTCGGATCGACTCGATCTCGGCATCGAATGA
- a CDS encoding RNA-binding protein, with translation MSIFVGNLPFRAEQEDVIELFAQFGEVVNCALPLERDTGRKRGFAFVEMSDEAAEEAAIEALQGAELMGRPLRINKAEPRGSAPRRGGGGGGYGGGGGGYGGGGGGGGGGYRGGGGGYGGGGGGYGGGGGGGYGGGGGGQDGERRSGARGWEDRSYGARDNRDSSSGEGGGYDDGRSRRRRGSSTGGGDDYSGYGGAEG, from the coding sequence GTGAGCATTTTCGTCGGCAATCTCCCCTTCCGCGCTGAGCAGGAGGATGTGATCGAGCTATTTGCCCAGTTCGGTGAAGTTGTGAACTGTGCCCTCCCCCTGGAGCGGGACACAGGCCGCAAACGTGGCTTTGCGTTTGTTGAGATGTCCGATGAGGCCGCCGAAGAAGCTGCAATTGAGGCTCTACAGGGCGCTGAATTGATGGGTCGTCCATTGCGGATCAACAAGGCAGAACCGCGTGGGAGTGCTCCCCGTCGTGGCGGCGGTGGTGGTGGATATGGCGGTGGTGGTGGTGGATATGGCGGCGGTGGCGGTGGCGGTGGCGGTGGCTACCGCGGCGGCGGCGGTGGATATGGCGGTGGTGGTGGTGGATATGGCGGTGGTGGCGGTGGCGGATACGGCGGCGGCGGTGGTGGCCAGGATGGTGAGCGACGCTCAGGAGCCCGTGGTTGGGAGGATCGGAGTTATGGAGCTCGCGATAACCGCGACAGCAGCAGCGGAGAAGGCGGGGGCTATGACGACGGACGCAGTCGGCGTCGCCGTGGTTCTTCCACCGGGGGAGGAGATGACTACTCCGGATATGGCGGCGCAGAGGGCTGA
- the dusA gene encoding tRNA dihydrouridine(20/20a) synthase DusA, translated as MNSVEPHQLMGAYRFSVAPMLDCTDRHFRVLMRQISQRALLYSEMVVAQALHHSDRKQRLLDFDPIEHPIALQIGGDDPALLAEAARLATDWGYDEINLNIGCPSQKVQAGNFGACLMAEPDLVARCVEAMCAATDRPVTVKHRIGIDDLDSDALLTAFVDRVASAGASRFAIHARKAWLEGLDPKQNRTIPPLQHERVTALKERRPHLLIELNGGLESPEDCLKALQHCDGAMVGRAAYAHPLRWQCIDANVFDDLPKTVKASDVVQGLLPHAEAHLKRGGRLWDLCRHLVQLVEGVPGARHWRREIGLNAQRRDAGIGVLESAGQQLRDAGL; from the coding sequence ATGAACTCCGTTGAGCCCCATCAATTAATGGGCGCCTATCGCTTCAGCGTGGCGCCGATGCTCGACTGCACCGATCGACATTTCCGCGTGCTGATGCGCCAAATCAGCCAACGTGCGCTCCTGTATTCCGAGATGGTGGTCGCCCAGGCACTCCATCACAGCGATCGCAAGCAACGACTTCTGGATTTTGATCCGATCGAACATCCAATCGCTCTGCAGATCGGAGGTGACGATCCCGCCCTTCTGGCTGAGGCCGCACGGCTGGCGACGGACTGGGGTTATGACGAGATCAACTTGAACATCGGTTGCCCAAGCCAGAAAGTTCAAGCTGGAAATTTTGGGGCCTGTCTGATGGCGGAGCCTGATCTTGTAGCCCGCTGCGTTGAAGCGATGTGCGCAGCCACTGACCGTCCGGTAACGGTGAAACACAGGATTGGCATTGATGATCTCGATAGTGATGCCCTGCTGACGGCCTTTGTGGATCGGGTTGCCTCAGCAGGAGCAAGCCGTTTTGCCATTCACGCGCGGAAAGCCTGGCTCGAAGGGCTCGATCCGAAACAGAACCGAACGATTCCACCTCTGCAGCATGAACGCGTGACAGCGCTGAAGGAACGTCGTCCTCACCTGCTGATCGAACTCAACGGCGGTCTGGAATCACCAGAGGACTGTCTGAAAGCGTTGCAACATTGCGACGGAGCCATGGTGGGCCGCGCTGCATACGCCCATCCACTGCGATGGCAGTGCATCGACGCCAATGTCTTTGACGATTTACCGAAGACGGTCAAGGCATCCGATGTGGTGCAGGGACTTCTGCCTCACGCGGAAGCGCATCTCAAACGCGGCGGTCGGCTATGGGATCTCTGCCGCCATCTCGTTCAACTGGTGGAAGGTGTCCCAGGAGCGCGCCACTGGCGTCGTGAAATCGGCTTAAACGCCCAACGTCGGGACGCAGGGATCGGCGTTCTTGAATCAGCAGGCCAACAACTCAGGGATGCCGGCCTCTAA
- the msrB gene encoding peptide-methionine (R)-S-oxide reductase MsrB produces the protein MTQIAAALTRRSLLFAALTGPFWRLKPALAASKAADPAWDLSQEDWRKRLSADAYRVLREEGTERPFTSPLNSEKRSGTYHCAGCDLPLFSSEAKFDSGTGWPSFWQFLPQAVATKVDFKLIIPRTEYHCRRCGGHQGHVFNDGPRPTGKRYCNNGVALRFQPA, from the coding sequence ATGACTCAGATCGCTGCTGCTCTAACCAGACGCTCGCTGCTCTTCGCTGCTTTGACCGGTCCCTTCTGGCGACTCAAGCCAGCCTTGGCGGCATCCAAAGCTGCTGATCCTGCCTGGGATCTCAGTCAGGAGGATTGGCGCAAGCGGTTGTCTGCCGATGCCTATCGGGTGCTGCGTGAGGAGGGCACGGAGCGCCCATTCACCAGTCCGCTGAACAGCGAGAAGCGTTCGGGGACCTACCACTGCGCTGGCTGTGACCTCCCCCTGTTTTCCTCAGAAGCCAAGTTCGATAGCGGAACCGGTTGGCCCAGTTTCTGGCAGTTCCTGCCCCAGGCCGTGGCAACGAAAGTAGATTTCAAACTGATTATTCCGCGCACGGAATATCACTGCCGGCGCTGCGGTGGTCATCAGGGCCACGTGTTTAATGACGGACCGCGACCGACGGGAAAGCGTTACTGCAACAACGGAGTTGCCCTCCGCTTCCAGCCTGCTTGA
- a CDS encoding NAD(P)/FAD-dependent oxidoreductase, with the protein MAAITAAEQGIQQVLLLEGTPEPLQKVRISGGGRCNVTHACWDPRELATHYPRGSRPLRGPFSRFACGDAIAWFEDHGLTLVEEPDGRMFPQQNRSEAVIQCLQNAARATGVQLLTKAMVQHVRVHPEGGFVLEGRGLEPVHARSLMLATGGHPSGRKLAEALGHQVVPPVPSLFSLTLQAPVLNACSGIAIDDVGLDLKLGNQRFRQTGRVLITHRGLSGPATLRLSAFAARALHESRYRGELKLDWSAGLGRSGVTERLQQWRQEQARRTLSAAKPFEHLPRRLWQAFLTLAAVEAERRWADLPIKAERQLVELLCAQSLSITGRGPFGEEFVTAGGVDLGDVNLATMESRRCPGLYLAGELLDVDGVTGGFNFQACWSGGWLAGQAVAAALTGSDQTR; encoded by the coding sequence ATGGCAGCGATCACTGCCGCTGAGCAGGGAATTCAGCAGGTGCTGTTGCTTGAAGGAACACCTGAGCCCTTGCAGAAAGTGCGCATCAGTGGGGGTGGTCGCTGCAATGTGACCCATGCCTGCTGGGACCCCCGTGAACTGGCCACCCATTACCCCCGTGGCAGTCGACCACTGCGGGGTCCGTTCAGTCGTTTCGCCTGCGGGGACGCGATCGCCTGGTTTGAAGACCACGGGCTCACGCTGGTGGAGGAGCCTGATGGGCGGATGTTTCCGCAGCAGAACCGCTCCGAGGCGGTGATCCAGTGCCTGCAGAACGCTGCCCGGGCCACGGGTGTTCAGCTGCTTACCAAGGCGATGGTCCAGCACGTGCGCGTTCACCCCGAGGGTGGCTTTGTGCTCGAGGGCCGCGGCCTGGAGCCTGTGCATGCACGCAGCTTGATGCTGGCCACGGGGGGACATCCCAGCGGCCGAAAACTGGCTGAGGCCCTGGGCCACCAGGTGGTGCCTCCGGTGCCATCGCTGTTCAGCCTCACCCTGCAGGCGCCGGTACTGAACGCTTGCAGTGGCATCGCCATCGACGATGTGGGCCTCGATCTGAAACTTGGCAACCAGCGTTTCCGCCAGACCGGGCGGGTGTTGATCACCCATCGCGGTCTCAGCGGTCCTGCCACGCTGCGTCTCTCAGCCTTTGCTGCCAGGGCGCTTCATGAGAGCCGTTACAGGGGTGAGCTGAAGCTGGATTGGAGTGCTGGGCTGGGACGCTCGGGAGTGACCGAGCGGTTGCAGCAATGGCGGCAGGAGCAGGCCCGACGAACGCTTTCAGCAGCCAAGCCTTTTGAGCATCTGCCAAGGCGGCTCTGGCAGGCCTTCCTGACCCTGGCCGCTGTGGAGGCTGAGCGCCGTTGGGCCGATCTGCCGATCAAGGCCGAGCGTCAATTGGTAGAGCTGCTCTGCGCCCAGAGTTTGTCGATCACAGGACGCGGGCCCTTTGGGGAGGAGTTCGTCACCGCCGGCGGTGTCGACTTGGGGGACGTCAACTTGGCCACGATGGAGAGCCGTCGCTGTCCCGGTCTTTATCTGGCCGGTGAACTGCTGGATGTGGACGGGGTGACCGGTGGATTCAATTTTCAGGCCTGTTGGAGTGGCGGTTGGTTGGCGGGTCAGGCGGTGGCTGCAGCACTTACTGGATCTGATCAAACACGGTGA
- a CDS encoding type II secretion system F family protein gives MASFVATYNSSTGQPRNLTLKAADLVEAKRLLRRRGIKATELKAADTGKKNTNQNGKDEQQSLLSFDLGRAFEKPPGVKEKAVFASKLAALVDAGVPIVRSLDLMTTQQKLPMFKRALTKVSLDVNEGVSLGAAIRQWPKVFDQLSVAMVEAGEAGGVLDESLKRLAKLLEDNAKLQNQIKGALGYPVAVLVIAILVFLGMTIFLIPTFAGIFEDLGAELPAFTQLLVDLSKLLRSTTALYIVGTLLIMIWLFGRYYGTYKGRRTIDRLVLKLPLFGNLIMMTATAQFCRIFSSLTRAGVPILMSLEISSQTAGNTIISDAIIASRTMVQEGVLLSTALIRQKVLPDMALNMLAIGEETGEMDKMLSKVADFYEDEVSAMVKALTSMLEPAMIVVVGGIVGSILLAMYLPMFTVFDQIQ, from the coding sequence ATGGCCTCCTTCGTCGCCACTTACAACAGTTCCACTGGCCAGCCTCGCAACCTCACACTGAAGGCTGCAGACCTGGTGGAAGCAAAGCGCTTACTGCGCCGCAGGGGCATTAAAGCCACTGAATTGAAGGCCGCCGACACCGGAAAAAAAAATACCAATCAAAACGGCAAGGACGAACAACAATCCCTGCTGTCATTCGATCTTGGACGAGCTTTTGAGAAACCGCCTGGGGTCAAAGAGAAAGCTGTTTTTGCCAGCAAGCTTGCAGCCCTAGTGGACGCCGGAGTGCCGATTGTTCGCAGCCTGGATCTTATGACAACACAACAGAAACTACCAATGTTCAAACGAGCACTCACCAAAGTGAGCCTGGATGTGAACGAAGGCGTCTCTCTTGGGGCTGCTATTCGCCAATGGCCAAAGGTCTTTGATCAGCTCAGTGTTGCCATGGTGGAGGCAGGTGAGGCCGGTGGAGTTCTTGATGAATCTCTCAAGCGCCTTGCAAAATTATTGGAAGACAATGCAAAATTACAAAATCAAATCAAAGGGGCACTGGGATATCCCGTTGCCGTACTTGTCATTGCAATCCTGGTATTTTTAGGGATGACGATCTTTTTGATCCCAACATTTGCTGGAATTTTTGAGGATCTTGGGGCAGAGCTTCCAGCATTTACCCAACTACTTGTCGATCTGAGCAAATTACTTCGATCGACAACGGCTCTTTACATTGTGGGAACACTATTAATTATGATATGGCTGTTCGGTCGCTATTACGGCACATACAAAGGTCGACGCACTATTGATCGCCTTGTCCTCAAATTACCTCTGTTCGGCAATCTGATCATGATGACGGCGACAGCTCAATTCTGCCGGATCTTCAGCTCACTGACTAGAGCTGGTGTTCCGATACTGATGTCTTTGGAAATTTCCAGTCAGACAGCTGGAAACACCATTATTTCTGATGCAATCATCGCGTCACGGACCATGGTGCAGGAGGGAGTATTGCTGAGCACAGCACTGATTCGCCAGAAAGTTCTCCCTGATATGGCACTCAATATGTTGGCGATCGGCGAAGAAACAGGAGAAATGGACAAGATGTTGAGCAAGGTTGCCGACTTCTATGAAGACGAGGTGAGCGCGATGGTGAAGGCGCTCACGTCCATGCTTGAACCCGCCATGATTGTTGTGGTCGGAGGAATTGTGGGTTCAATTCTTCTGGCGATGTATCTGCCGATGTTCACCGTGTTTGATCAGATCCAGTAA
- a CDS encoding type IV pilus twitching motility protein PilT, with product MELMIEDLMQQLVEGGGSDLHIASGQPPYGRFSGELRPMLEDPLTEEACNRLIFSMLNNGQRKTLEQTWELDCAYGLKGVARFRVNVYRQKGSYAACLRALGSNIPSAELLNLPPVVMETSKRPRGLVLVTGPTGSGKTTTLAALLDHINHTRSEHILTIEDPIEFVYKSDKSLVHQRQLNEDTRSFANALRAALREDPDVILVGEMRDLETIQLAISAAETGHLVFGTLHTSSAAQTVDRMVDVFPPAQQTQIRVQLSGSLVAVFSQTLCRRHNPKPGQFGRVMAQEILINTAATANLIREGKTAQIYSQIQTGGELGMQTLEKALANLVTAGDITRSEGLAKASKPGELERLISDE from the coding sequence ATGGAGTTGATGATCGAAGATCTGATGCAGCAGCTCGTCGAAGGCGGCGGCAGCGATCTGCACATCGCTTCGGGACAACCTCCCTACGGACGCTTCAGCGGAGAACTGCGTCCGATGCTGGAGGATCCGCTCACGGAAGAGGCCTGCAATCGGCTGATCTTCTCCATGCTCAACAACGGTCAGCGCAAAACCCTGGAACAGACCTGGGAGCTGGACTGCGCCTATGGGCTCAAAGGGGTCGCCCGTTTCCGCGTGAACGTCTACCGGCAAAAGGGCAGCTATGCCGCTTGCCTGAGAGCTCTCGGCAGCAATATTCCGAGCGCCGAACTCTTGAACCTTCCCCCTGTGGTGATGGAGACGAGCAAGCGACCACGCGGCCTCGTACTGGTTACAGGACCGACAGGCTCAGGGAAAACGACGACCCTGGCGGCACTGCTGGATCACATCAATCACACCCGAAGCGAACACATCCTGACCATCGAGGATCCAATCGAATTCGTCTACAAGAGCGACAAGAGCCTTGTGCATCAGCGACAGCTGAATGAAGACACCCGCAGTTTTGCGAATGCCCTGCGGGCCGCCTTGCGCGAAGACCCAGACGTAATTCTGGTGGGAGAAATGAGAGACCTCGAGACGATTCAACTGGCGATCAGCGCTGCCGAAACAGGCCACCTTGTCTTCGGAACGTTGCACACCAGTTCCGCAGCTCAAACGGTTGACCGCATGGTGGATGTGTTTCCTCCTGCCCAGCAAACCCAGATCCGCGTCCAGCTCTCGGGAAGCCTTGTGGCCGTCTTCTCTCAGACACTCTGCCGACGTCACAATCCCAAACCGGGACAGTTCGGCCGGGTGATGGCCCAGGAAATCCTGATCAACACCGCAGCAACAGCAAACCTGATCCGAGAAGGCAAAACGGCTCAGATCTATTCCCAGATCCAAACCGGTGGAGAACTCGGCATGCAGACTCTGGAGAAAGCGTTGGCCAATCTTGTAACAGCTGGCGACATCACTCGATCCGAAGGTCTCGCCAAAGCGAGCAAGCCCGGCGAACTGGAACGATTGATCAGTGATGAATGA
- a CDS encoding GspE/PulE family protein, with protein MTLSRPIPDALDAAQQRLELELLLRRHVLSPDELSSGLPLLKSMESSMDSDAWKAFPAMPVSLDENHLAVAVPSHWDQQHSDELVARLSQLNREILLQPALLSDLEAAWTKSMPASESESEAVDVHSAETAESHEPRNEDVEETATSYLEGFSAEGVLKEDPEEQAQIASSTVDLEESLKDAEASPVVTLVDRILLQAMSVSASDIHVEPQQKGLRLRYRQDGVLQQYIEPLPSRLIPAVTSRFKILADLDIAERRQAQDGRIRRRYRERVIDFRVNTLPSRFGEKVCLRLLDSSATQLGLDKLISNPDTLSTVRDLGAKPFGMILVTGPTGSGKSTTLYSLLAERNDPGINISTVEDPIEYTLPGITQCQVNREKGFDFATALRAFMRQDPDVLLVGETRDLETAKTAIEAALTGHLVLSTLHANDAPSTIARLDEMGVEPFMVSAALIGIVSQRLMRRVCTACRVPYHPDEQELGRFGLMASGEAKVTFYKAHHHAGNEKVCPRCQGSGYKGRVGVYEVLRMNEEIATVVSKGATTDTIRQLALESGMVTLLGYSLQLVREGHTTLEEVGRMILTDSGLESERRARALSTMTCKGCGAGLQESWLECPYCLTERL; from the coding sequence GTGACCCTATCCAGGCCGATTCCAGACGCACTTGATGCAGCCCAGCAGCGCCTGGAACTGGAACTGCTGCTTCGTCGTCATGTTCTCTCGCCCGATGAACTGAGCAGTGGTCTGCCCCTGCTCAAGAGCATGGAGAGCAGCATGGACAGCGACGCCTGGAAAGCATTCCCGGCAATGCCCGTGAGCCTGGATGAGAACCATTTGGCTGTGGCCGTTCCAAGTCACTGGGACCAGCAGCACTCAGACGAACTGGTGGCACGCCTCTCCCAGCTCAATCGGGAAATTTTGCTGCAGCCAGCTTTGCTGAGCGATCTGGAAGCAGCATGGACAAAATCCATGCCTGCATCAGAGAGCGAATCCGAGGCGGTGGACGTGCACAGTGCCGAAACGGCCGAGAGCCATGAACCCCGCAACGAAGATGTTGAGGAAACGGCCACTTCCTACCTGGAGGGTTTCAGCGCCGAAGGCGTTCTTAAGGAAGACCCGGAAGAACAGGCACAAATCGCAAGCAGCACGGTCGATCTCGAGGAGAGCCTGAAGGATGCCGAAGCATCACCTGTGGTGACCCTGGTGGATCGAATCCTGCTGCAGGCGATGTCGGTCAGCGCCAGTGACATCCATGTAGAACCTCAGCAGAAAGGTCTGCGACTGCGCTACAGGCAGGACGGGGTGCTGCAGCAATACATCGAACCGCTGCCCAGCCGTCTGATTCCTGCGGTCACCTCACGCTTCAAAATCCTGGCTGACCTCGACATTGCCGAGCGTCGACAGGCCCAGGACGGTCGCATCCGACGGCGATATCGCGAACGGGTGATTGATTTCAGGGTCAATACCCTGCCCAGCCGCTTCGGTGAAAAAGTCTGCCTGCGTCTGCTCGACAGCAGCGCCACGCAACTAGGACTGGACAAACTGATCAGCAATCCCGACACCTTGTCGACCGTTCGGGATCTTGGGGCGAAGCCATTTGGAATGATCCTCGTGACAGGCCCGACAGGCTCAGGAAAATCAACAACCCTTTATTCCCTGCTCGCTGAACGAAACGACCCCGGCATCAACATCTCCACGGTGGAGGATCCAATTGAGTACACCCTGCCGGGCATCACGCAATGCCAGGTGAACCGCGAGAAGGGCTTCGACTTCGCGACGGCATTGCGGGCCTTTATGAGACAGGACCCGGATGTGTTGCTGGTAGGGGAAACCAGGGATCTGGAAACAGCGAAAACGGCGATCGAGGCGGCTCTCACCGGCCACCTGGTCCTCAGCACCCTCCATGCCAATGACGCTCCCAGCACAATCGCCCGTCTCGACGAGATGGGTGTGGAGCCATTCATGGTCTCCGCCGCGCTGATTGGAATTGTGTCCCAACGGTTGATGCGAAGGGTCTGCACAGCCTGCCGGGTGCCCTATCACCCTGACGAACAGGAACTCGGACGCTTCGGACTGATGGCGAGCGGCGAGGCAAAGGTGACCTTCTACAAAGCCCACCATCACGCCGGTAACGAGAAAGTCTGCCCGAGATGCCAGGGAAGTGGTTACAAGGGTCGCGTCGGGGTCTACGAAGTGCTTCGCATGAACGAAGAGATCGCCACCGTGGTCTCAAAAGGAGCAACCACCGACACGATTCGCCAGCTCGCCCTCGAGTCCGGAATGGTGACCCTGTTGGGCTACAGCCTTCAGCTGGTTCGCGAGGGCCACACCACCCTTGAAGAGGTTGGCCGGATGATCCTCACGGATTCCGGGCTGGAATCCGAGCGCAGAGCCCGGGCGCTCAGCACAATGACCTGTAAAGGGTGTGGTGCCGGTCTCCAGGAGTCCTGGCTGGAATGCCCGTACTGCCTGACTGAACGCCTGTGA